Within Peromyscus leucopus breed LL Stock chromosome 7, UCI_PerLeu_2.1, whole genome shotgun sequence, the genomic segment tctgcctgtctctgcctcctgagtgttggcattaaaagcatgtgccactactgcccggtttattttactttattttttaaagaaaataaaccactTTCTCAACTCCTTGCAGATGGGCTGGCTTTGTGATTTGCTTTGACCAACAGAATACAGCAAAAACAGTGCTTTTAGAATTTCCAGGAGGACCAAGCCTTAATTAAGAAGCCTTGCAAATTTTGCGTTTGTCTGGCAACCCATGACTTTGGGACTACTAGCTTGGTGTGGCCACAGAGAACAAAGATGAACTCTCATACCTCAGGAGTCCCAAACCTGCTTGGGCATTTGTCACTAGACATGTGCAGCGACCCAGTCACCCAGCTCCAATGCAAGCTGTTGGATGACACAATCATGTAAATGACCCCAGGAAGCCCGAGCCAGTGAACTGCCTCTTTGAGTCCAGCCCTAACTGTTAATACGAGGAATTACAAGCAAATAAAACTGCTATTGTTTTGAGTCACTTAGTTGTGGGGTGGATGGTTATGTTTGCTACAGAGAAAAATTGTCTGATTTAAATAAAGtgacaattttgtttttgttttcaacctTTATTGTTAGTTTGCTTGCTTTATCAGTACAATATTGGATATGAGCATGACTGTAAGCATCcgtatttacttctttatttttaaaaggattattTCTGATATATAACTGTTAATAATGTGAAgtattggggttttttgtttgtagaTGTTATTTATCTGATGACTTTAAAAGTttcctctaatttctttcttttctacttcacCAAAAACTTTTAATCAAGAATAAACATCAAATTTTACAGATATTTATTTTGCAATGTATTGAGATGATTTGCCTCCATTAACCTGTTAGTGAGGCTGGTGATATTTATGAAAGGTGATGCTTTTCCAGGGAATGATGATCTAGAGTTCTCCTAAGAGCGAATTACCATAAAAGCCTGAGCCTGACCCCTGAATTACTCTGTGGCTTTCTGTTCAGTGACGATCTCTTGCTCCCACAAATGCTCTCGTGATTGTCGTCAGTCAATGACTTCTCTTTGAACCTCCAGAATTGTGaaccaaataaatctctttttgttttaaggTTTACCTGCTCCAGGTGCTTCGTTTCGGTGATGAAAACTGGATCAGTAAGAAAGGCATGTTAGTAGTGACAGGCGTAGCTAAGGCTGTGCGAGCGAGGCTGTGCAATAAGTCATGTACCTTTCTAgccttcttctttgtttttattgtattcttATTTGCAGAATtggagaattgaacccagggccttgccttgCTAGAcgggtgctctaccactgagttacccTAGTCCCCCTCCTCGCCCTTTTtaacttattttgagacaatgtctggCTCAGTTGCCCGGACTGGCTTTGCATTCACAATGTAGTCCAGATAGACCTTGACCTTTTGACCTTCCTGCCCAGCACAGGAGTAgctaggatgacaggtgtgtgccgccatgcccagcctatagttcatttcttttatgtGAACAGCTACCTAGCTTCCTTTTGCTTAGCATTCGCTTGATAAGCCTTTTCCTGTAACTTTACTTTCAACTCTTCCAAACCATTGTTttcaatatatttcatttaagTGGCATAtggcaagatttttaaaaatgcaatctgACATATCTCTGTATTTGAGCTGGACAATTTTGGTCATTTACAATTTAGCTCTTTTCTCTATCATTTAACTTTTTACTTtctacacattttctttaccctctttttcacttttcttggAAGTTTAAGAATGGtttgaatttgtatttatatCCTTAATATGTTTCCTTCTTTATTGgtgaattaaatatatatgtaatatataaaaatatataatgaaagtaTACAGCATGAACTATATAATAGTagatatactatatatatgctatatatatagtaaaagTGTAATTTGATATAGTTTCTCATGCAGTTCAAGCTGCTGGAAAtttgaccctgaacttctgatcttttggtgttttttttttaccttctccATGAATACTTACTAAAATCTGAAGTTACTATTTGAatcacttcttccttcccttctagTGTGTTGAAATAGTTTAATTCTGATAAATTGTCTCAACTTAAGCCCTAGAATTTTCCTGTCTTGTGCTTCTCAGGTTTGGGGAACTGCAGACTGAACACTATCATTTTATAAGGCATTATTCagattttcttattaatttattgGCTTGTCCTTGTTTCTCAAACCTTTCTTTTGGATTCATTTTCTGCATTTCTGTGAGAAGTTCCTTTACTGTCCATGGAAAATCCcaggtcttgttttgtttgatatctttattttattctcaagTATGAAAGTCTGTTTTATTGcagatggtggtgcacacctttaatcccagcacttgagaggcagagccaggcgggtctctgtgagtttgaggccagcctgggctacagagtgaggtccaggacagccaaggctacacagagaaactctgtctcagaaaacaaaacaaaacaaaagaaagaaagtctgtttTACTAGGCAAAATACTCTTAGTTGGTAGTTGTTTTTGCTGCCCTCTTGAAAGGGATTACTCTACTTCCTAATGATTTCCATCACTACTGTCTTCTAAAATTGTTGGaggttcatttttctctctctgcctttcaggtTTCACTTTATCTTTGACATACTCTATTTTACTACTGATTATGCACATGTGgtcatctttttctatttcttgtttgttaGTCTTTTTGTGTATTTACAAGTTTTAGAAAACATctagtgttggagagatggctcagtggtcaagagcattggctgctcttccagaggacctgagttcaaatccttacACCTAtgtgtcagctcacaaccatctatatctCCAATTCaggagatcagatgccctctttcGGCCTCTAAGGggattgcatgcatgtggtgtacagatacacaaacagacaaaacatccatacacataaaataaaggaaaacatttaaaaaaaagaaaaagaaaaaagaaaaatacctagtcactgacttttaaaataatggatTTCCAGATTGGCTGTGGTACGCCAAGcatttaatcttagcactcaggaggcagaagcaggcagatttctttgagtttgagaccagcctagtctacacagagagtttcaggtcagccagggcaacatagtgagaccctgtctctgaaaagaaaaaaaaaaatgcttcctggagctgatgagatggctcagcagttaagaatgcatactagacttgcagaggacccaagctggGTTCCCAGGACTTGTCAGGCATCACAGCCACCTGTATGGCCAACTCCAGGGTATGTGACCCCTCTGGCCTTCAAAGGtacctgcacttacatgcacatatccacacatacatataatgaaaaataaaataaatctttaaaaagaataatggtTTCCCTTCCATTCTCTCTATTGACATCAGAtaaaatgtgccacattttcattctaTATGCATATCCCTTAAtctctttttcatattttcatcttCATGTCTTTCTGTCTGAGTAGTATCAGACATATATTCAAATTAGCTGTCCATCTCTTCAGACTTATTTAATGTGCCATTTAACTTTTTTGattaccttttgttgttgttttgctttatttatttatttgtttatttatttagagacatgttctcatgtaacccaggctgatcttgaactcctgatcctccttccttcatCTCCCACATAGTAGGACTATAGGTGTGAGCCACGCTTAACAGTTTTATTTCAATACATTttgtatatattacatttattcggtgtgtgtgtgtgtgtgtgtgtgtgtgtgtgtgtgctcgtttatgcatgaatgcatgcgtgtgtgtgtgcacatgccacagcattcatgtggaggtcagggggcTAAATGTAGGAGTCAGTTCCTTCTTCTACCATGTATGTTCAGGAGATCCAACTCAGCTTGTCAGccttgatgtcaggtgtcttgaCCTGCTAGCTATCTCACCagtcctgtttttatttatagaagTTCATTTTGTTCCTTTTCCAGTTTGATCACTATTATAGTCTTCATAGTTGCTTGTTGTCTTCTGCTCCTTCAAGCATCCCATCATTATTTTGCATCTGACAATTCCAATATCTTGAGGAGTTGAGGGTTTAAACCCATTGCATCTTAAATTGTCTGACTCTCATCCACGGCGATTTGTTTCTTTGTATAATTATTGACccttttgttgttggtggtggtggtggtaattcttcctgctgcctgagatagggcttcactgtgtagcctaggctagccctcATTAGCATCCCAGGTGCCAAGATTACCCACATGTGTTACCACATCTGTTAACTCATCTTTGACTGGTtctaaatcagaaaatttaaatgcTTTTCTCCTCAGGAGATGAGCTGTTTCCTCTGCCAGTGTCAAGAGTGCTCTCAGCAGGGAGCCCTTTTCTAGGACATCAACTTCATCTAAGAGTCGCAAGTTCAACTCTTCCTACCCACGAATGGGCTGAGCACAGTTTTCCAATACAATTCTAATGCAAAATATGCAGggtatttctatattttattagtAGTAAAGCACTCTCTCTGGTTTTTGTCatacttttaaattgtatttgtttcTGGTTCCCTGGGAATTTCTCCTGGTAATATAAACTAAATATAGTGTATGCAGGGAGGATCAAGCTGTTCTGAAACAGGAAGACGTTTCAAATACCcaatctcagggctggagagatggctcagaggttaagagcactgactgctcttcttccagaggtcctgagttcaattcccagcaaccacatggcggctcacaaccatctgtaatgagatctggcaccctcttctgtatacataataaataaataaataaataaataaataaataaataatctttaaaaaacaaaacaaacaaaaaaaacaaatacccaatctcagagctggagagatagcgagagatggctcagaggttaagagcactgactgttcttccagaggtcctgagttcaattcccagcaaccacatggtggctcacaaataccCAGTCTCAAGTATTCAGTCTTAACTGTGTCAATCATGACTCACCTATTGCAGTCTGGCTTTAACTCCTGCTCATGACAGAAACTCCTTATGCCAAGCTGATCAATGGCCCCCTTGTTGCCAAAtttaatgtgtcttttttttcttttgtgattgttttttcttctttcctggggATCAGACCTAGGgactcatacatgctaggcaagtaccctgTCACAAAGCTACATGTCAGTCCCTAATCTTATTTTGAATTCCTTTtcatacatgaagccctgtgaagtcctggctgttctttcaccccagcccacccctttggtttctttgaggcagggcaTCGCTATgtgcctcagctggtcttgaccttgagatcctcctgtttcagctttcCAAGCGCTGAGGTTCTAGGCATACACCATCACACCTGTTCTATCATTCTTGAAAGCCCCGTCTTTGATTGTGTGATGGACTCTTTGCTTGTATTTCTCCCTATCTTTCTTTATATGCCTTTTCAGATTTCTTCGTGAGATTCTTTCCACCAAACTTCACAAAATACAATCCCTGAGGCCCCAGGGGCCCATCTTCAGCTTTCCTCACTTTCTACTCTACACAATCTCCTAAAATAATGCCATCCACTTCAGTGGCTCAGTATCCTGAATTCCCTATGTGTATTGCCTGCCAAGACTTTTGTACATGCTTCTCCTTCTACTTGGAATGTGTCCTCCTATCCCTTGTAACCTTTGATGTATGTTCCCTAAGTGCCTTACATTGTAtctatttctgttatttctcttacACACTGTATTATAATAATCTGTTCACTTATTGTCTTTCTCTGTGAGATTGTTTTCTGGATAGAAGTAATGGCATAAGTATACCTTTATTGTGTGTCTGGGATCTAGTCAACAGTACACAAATGGATATTTGTTTAGTAGCTAAGAGAACACatgaatgtatgaatgtatgaattaatatatgaatgaatgaatgaatgagactgATGGCTTTGGAATGGATGATTTGCAATTtggaaagaaagtgaaagaaggtaagagaaaaaggaaataactTGTACATTTAGGTTGTTCACTTGTTCAGTTTGCATACATGGAgataaagttatttcatttcaTCAAAAGTTTATTGAGCATCCAGGGTGTGCTACGCACTCTGCCAGATGCCAGTAATACAAAGATGAAGATCAAaacgaagcaaaacaaaaataaaaacaaacgaacaaacaaaaacttccttACTTACCCCCGATTTAAGGCAAATTTGGCTTGAGTCTGGGAAGCCAGCCCTGTCAGGATACAGCACCAGGGTGTGGCATGCTCTCATCTCACCCTACCCCCTCACCCCTGTGTCTCAAGGCTGACCAAGGTAGTCCCTTCTCCAGGTCTTACATCTCCGAACCTGCCTGCACTATCACCTAGGTGCACTATTTTCTGGTGGGTGAGGCAGCTGGGAAGGTTAGTGGGTTGTGGGTTCTGGCTAAGCAAGGAGCTGCAGACCAGCCTGCCACATGGGCAGGGAGAAGGCCATCAGGATGGAGAACTAAGAGACACGCTGGTGAGGTGAGGGGATGCAGGCAAGCTAGATATCTTGGTGCCTGCAGGGCTGGGGCAAGGTTCTGGTGCGGAGGTGATGGATATGGGGCCTTGGCAGTTGTTCGTGGGATGATGCAGAGGCAGAGCTGAAGTTTAGGAGTTgaggagggacaagagacacaaggTCCCTTGGCAGCATCAGGTAAGAGAGGGCAGAACATCCAGGACCTTcttgtctttcagctatttgtgtGCTCTCTGTCTTCACACAGTagcttatttccttttttccaaAATGCCTAAAGAGTGGTGGCCCGGGCGTGGCCCAGGCCCTTGGTCTTCTGATGGTACAGATTATGGAGCTGGCTCTGTCCACTGGGTTCTGAGCATCTAAGGAGTAAGACAGTAGAAAGCAGGAGGCTAGGGGGTGGGCCATGGCTGCCTGACATGCTGGGAGAGCTGAGCTGCTTCTTCTATCCGTGTTTCTCTGGAGAGCAGAATCTTACTTCCTTACAGCTCCAGGAAGCCCCTCAACCTTCCTGGGGATGATTGAAATGCTTGTTTCataagaaagcaaggaagaagaATGTGAATGGTTAAAATCAGGTCCTTGCCAGATGCAGCTTTCTGGGTCAGCAGTGAGTGGCCATGTAAATCTctgtagcagtggttctcaaccttcctaacgctgcgaccctttaatagagttcctcatgtcgtggtgaccccaaccataaaattatttcattgctgcatcataactgtaattttgctactgttatgaatcacaatgtaaatatcaatgtaaccctcaggttgagaaccactgctgtataGGCACGAGCCCACACACATTCTCATgaacaaagacaggaagaaagatcAATATTGAATATTTCTGAGGAAGCCATTGGAGGCCACCAAGCACTGGTCCCAGGTTCCCAGGGTTCTAGGAAGAATGCACATGGGATTCACCCTCACCCTTTGGAGGGATGGGAAACCCGGTGTCCAGAAAAGGTCCTCTAAGACAATGACTCCTTTGTGCTCAGAATGGCCTCTGTTACACCCAGGAACCAGCATCAGGCTTGTCTTTAGTTAAGGACAGTTTGTGTTTGTGGGTAAATGGCCTCTAATTTGGGCTGGGGCCGGGTGGTGGGTACCACAGACATTGGAGATGGAGGCATGGGGAGCTGGGAGGTGCATGGGAAGCATAAATGCTCCCCCTGGGGGCTCATAGGATGGTCTCACTGGGTAAAATTACAGATGTTAGTTTCCAGAAAACCCTTTAGGGGACTGGGCTGGACATTTAATAATCTATGTAGTCCTAAGAGGGCACAGCTCATACCCACTGAGAACACAGCCAGAGAACACAGTCAGTAAACCCAGCACACATGCAACAGGGTTTAACACCGAGGTCAGCGTTTCACCCATTTGTGCAAGCTCACACACGTGTGCACCCTAAACGGGGATCAGACCACGATCTGCCCTCGCCCTAGGCCAGCGGCATCAGGACTTCTCAACCTCCCCCCTGCTGCGGACAGCAGACCGTGAGCAACCGGAGCAGGCTCCCAAGGCAGCTCAGGCACTGATCTCCACCTGCCCAGTCTCGTCCTGCTCGCGGATTCTGTGCACGCCCGCAGTCCGCAGTGTGTGCGAGGCGCTGCGCGAGCGGCCGGGCGAGCTCGGGGCCCGTGGCGGTGACGTGTGCGTCCGGCCGGTGGCAGGGGAGCGCGCTGGGGAGCGCGGGTAGCGGCGGGCTGAGCGGATGGGCAGCCCCGGAGAGCGGCCGGGCACGGGCGGTGACACGGAGTAGCCAGGTGGTCCAGGCTCTGACGTGCTCCGAGGCTCTGTTGCAGGGTTCTCATCGGGCTCCGGAGAGTCCTGCAAACGCAAGCCCTACAAGGGTCAGGGTTCCCCTGACTCAGTCTGAGAGCGCGTTTTGTTTTAGGTACCCGGACTACAGAGGCTGGGGTCCTCAGAgttttcacccccacccccacgtaCAACTAGGTGGCAGACACAAGTCTAGGAATACAAGACACTTAGTATGGCCCAAGCACACGACAAGTACTCAGTAAATGTTAACATGAATCGGTGCCTTGTCTCTTAGTCCTCTTTCAGAACAGGTCGTGGCAAAGGGGGCTATTGCATTGCATGTGAGCAGAGAACAGAGGAAGGGCTCTGAAGCTCACAAGTAAGTCTTGTGACAGGAGATATCCTGGACGCGGTGGAAGCTGGGGTAGTCCATGAGATTTGGAATGCATTGAGTCAGGTTTGTGTACTGTTGCCTATAATTGTGAAAGTAAGGTCTGCCACTCATTACTCATTTAGCCATtcacaagtttgtttgtttgtttgtttgtttgttttttgtctctctccctgtctcatTTTTTAATCTCTAAAGTGGGGATGACACAAAGATTTCTGCAAATACTACAAAGGGATGGCCACATCATCAGCTCCCTAGCGTTCCATGGGGACTCCTTGACAGGGCAACTCACTTTGTCCTTCAGGATATAGAGTGCCATTGGGTTCTTCCGCTCCTGTTCTCCACTTCGGGGCAGGGTGTCTGCTGCATGGGGAAAGAAGGGAGCATCTGGTCCAGGGACAGAGCCTATACACCACCCAGCACCGATGTGCTTGGCTCACACCCTGCTTTGCTCTTCTGACTTTCTCATGACCCACTTCttcctttgcctctctctctGATCTGAGTGCTGATGGGCTGGGCCAGTGGGTGGCTGAGCACTCACCTTCTGACTTAAGGCGGTCATCGTTCTGATCCATGTATTCCAAAGAGTTTTGCTTCTccaacttcctcttcttcctgcaaATTAGTCCGACCCCCACCAAGAACAGAGCTATTGAATGTGAACAGAAAATCTAAAGAATGGACAGGAAGGGTTCTAATGACCACAGAAGAAGCCTTATGATGGGAAGATGGGTTGAGAATGATGGTAGCCCAGGAACTTAGGAATGAATCTCATCTAGGTTTGCATGCTAAGATAGCTGTCAGCATAGTGACTGTGGGTAGGCCATTTATCCCATGTGAATAGCACACTAACCCAGCTAGACTGAATAACCCAAAGGGGAAGCCACCATCAACAGTGCTGGGGTGGTCAGAGGTAACCGAGCTCAGATGCGGTTCCATATACAGTGGAAAAATACACCTGAAAAGAGGTGCATCCTAGGAGGAAGAAAACTCAGAGACGAACATAGAACTTGGGAGCTGGGGTTGagggatagctcagttggtaaagcgatTGCCTTATAaacgtgaggatctgagttcaattccaagaatccacataaaacagacgggtgtggtagcacacaattgtaatcccggcactgggaaAATCAGACAGGAGATCCCTGAGGCTCAGTGTCCAGCCAGTTTAATCTAATTCATATGATCCAGGCTAATGAAAGACCAtgcctcacaaaaacaaaacaacaacaaaccaaagtgGATGGCTCCTGAAGGACGACACTGGAGGTTtacctctggcatccacacacatggGCATCTACATACACCAGCACCAACACCAACACATATCTATACTTACACCCATACAAgcatgtgcatgagcacacacacacacacacacacacacacacacacacacacagagagagagagagagagagagagagagagagagagagaatagagctCGAGAAATAGGCGTGTAGCTTAgtagtggagtgcttgcctagtatgtataTGACCCCAGATTTAATACTAGTAACTCAGTATTAAACATGGGATTGAAATAGACTGAAGGATGAACCAAGGCATGAAAGTTGATGTTACCTAGACTTTTTAGAGGGTTTCCAGCAGGCACAGACTGTCACCAGGGTCACAAGGAGGAAGATGCCTCCTGTAGACAAGATGATATAGAGGGAGCTTCTTCCTAAGCAAAAAGAAGCAGAGAGGTAGGGGCAATTTGAGAAAGGAAGCAGGTGTGGTGAGTAGAACACTAGAATTGAGGGACTAGAAAAGGGCCCCAGGGGCATGGATAGGCAATGGCAGAGCTTCCCGGGAGCCTCCCTCTCACTGGCGGCTCCTCCAGGGACAGTCAGGCCATCTCTACGCCCTcaaaaccagtggttctcaacctgtgggtcacaaccccattaggggtcaaatgatcctttcacaggggtcacctaagagcaTTGGAAAAAtctacattacgattcataaccatagcaaaattacagttatgaagtagcaatgaaaacaatttcatgattggggtcactacaacatgaggaactatactaaagggttgcagcattaggaaggttgaggaccactgttctAGACAGTCACTCTCTGGAATGTCTTTAGTCCCAGTGGACACTCCCATCTTGGGCAGGCAGGGAGACTTACTATACACGGTGATCTTGACAGGCAGGCTTCGGACCTGGCTGATTGGGTTCTCCACCACACAGCTGTACAGGTCGTCATCCTCCATGAGCACTCGGGTGATGGTGAGCACCTTTTGGTCAGGGGACAGGAGCATTCGGGAGTCGTTGAGGAGGGGCTTGCCGTCCTTCAGCCAGGTGTAGCTGGGCTTGGTGCCATTCTCGTGGGAGCAGTTGAGGGTGAAGGCCTCACTGAGCTCCAGCACAGTGGTTGAAGCCACTAACACGTGTGGCTTTGAGATGGGCACTGAGCCCCAGAAATGGGAGAGTGGAAATGCCTGTGAGTCAAAGTCTACAACATGATTCCTCCCCCTTCTTTATTCTCCCGTCTTTCAAAATATAACAGTTCAGACTGTAGCCTGAGAAGTCCCTCCAGAGATCCTTAGCTTAGTTCTTTCCcataatccatccatccatccatccatccatcatctgctCATTCTTAATCAATCATCTTCTAGACTAAACAACACAGCCATGATGAGGGCGCTCATTCCCCTCTTCCTAAACAAGATTCTAAAACCGCTGAGCTTTACTTAAACTG encodes:
- the Hepacam gene encoding hepatocyte cell adhesion molecule, with protein sequence MKRERGALSRASRALRLAPFVYLLLIQPVPLEGVNITSPVRLIHGTVGKSALLSVQYSSTSSDKPVVKWQLKRDKPVTVVQSIGTEVIGTLRPDYRDRIRLFENGSLLLSDLQLADEGTYEVEISITDDTFTGEKTINLTVDVPISKPHVLVASTTVLELSEAFTLNCSHENGTKPSYTWLKDGKPLLNDSRMLLSPDQKVLTITRVLMEDDDLYSCVVENPISQVRSLPVKITVYRRSSLYIILSTGGIFLLVTLVTVCACWKPSKKSRKKRKLEKQNSLEYMDQNDDRLKSEADTLPRSGEQERKNPMALYILKDKDSPEPDENPATEPRSTSEPGPPGYSVSPPVPGRSPGLPIRSARRYPRSPARSPATGRTHTSPPRAPSSPGRSRSASHTLRTAGVHRIREQDETGQVEISA